A stretch of Streptomyces vietnamensis DNA encodes these proteins:
- a CDS encoding enoyl-CoA hydratase family protein, whose protein sequence is MSPFTGSAPRTSRWQHLRLDIDQGVATVTLARPAKLNALTFGAYADLRDLLAELSRERAVRALVLGGEGRGFCSGGDVDEIIGATLALDTARLLDFNRMTGQVVRALRECPFPVVAALHGVAAGAGAVLALAADFRIADPTTRFSFLFTRVGLSGGDMGAAYLLPRVVGLGHATRLLMLGEPVHAAEAERIGLLSELTEEGAAGERAAALARRLADGPALALAQTKALLTAELDMPLAAAVELDAATQALLMNGEDYAEFHAAFTEKRAPKWRGC, encoded by the coding sequence ATGAGCCCCTTTACCGGCTCCGCGCCCCGCACGTCACGCTGGCAGCACCTGCGCCTGGACATCGACCAGGGCGTCGCCACCGTCACCCTGGCCCGCCCCGCGAAACTCAACGCCCTCACCTTCGGCGCCTACGCCGATCTGCGCGACCTCCTCGCCGAGCTCTCCCGCGAGCGCGCCGTCCGCGCCCTCGTCCTCGGCGGCGAGGGCCGCGGCTTCTGCTCGGGCGGCGACGTCGACGAGATCATCGGCGCCACCCTCGCCCTCGACACCGCCCGGCTCCTCGACTTCAACCGGATGACCGGCCAGGTCGTCCGGGCCCTTCGCGAGTGCCCCTTCCCCGTCGTCGCCGCCCTCCACGGCGTCGCCGCCGGCGCCGGGGCCGTCCTCGCCCTCGCCGCCGACTTCCGGATCGCCGACCCCACCACCCGCTTCTCCTTCCTCTTCACCCGGGTCGGCCTCTCCGGCGGAGACATGGGCGCCGCCTATCTGCTGCCCCGGGTCGTCGGACTCGGCCACGCCACCCGCCTCCTCATGCTGGGGGAGCCCGTCCACGCGGCCGAGGCCGAGCGCATCGGCCTCCTCAGCGAGCTCACCGAGGAGGGTGCGGCGGGGGAGCGGGCCGCCGCCCTCGCCCGCCGCCTCGCGGACGGCCCGGCCCTGGCCCTCGCCCAGACCAAGGCCCTGCTGACCGCCGAGCTCGACATGCCGCTCGCCGCCGCGGTCGAACTGGACGCGGCCACCCAGGCACTCCTGATGAACGGCGAGGACTACGCCGAGTTCCACGCCGCCTTCACGGAGAAACGCGCCCCGAAATGGCGGGGGTGCTGA